The following is a genomic window from Marinococcus sp. PL1-022.
CGAGGGCGAATTTGGCGGACCAGCCTGTGGCCGAAGAAATTGCGCGGGTCAAGGGCATGACAATGTCGGGAGAAACAGAAGAAAAGTTTGAATCATGGCGCAAGGACTGGGATGAAATTGTGGGAAAGCATCTGCCGGATATTGAAAAGGCTCTTTATGATGCGGAAGAAAAAGCAGACAAGTACAAGTTCAGTCAGGCTTCAGAAATCACTGCTGCTGTAGACACGCAGCTCACCAGTATTGAAGAGGAAATCAATAATATCTTTCTGGAAATAGAAGAGCTCGTACATAATGAATCTGATAACCGCCGCGGTATTGAAGAGTCGGAACAGAAATATGAAGAAATAAAACGTTTTGTTTCCCAGAACTGGCACACGCTTGGCAGGACAGCCCCGCTGTTTGATCAGCATATGCGAGATCTCCAGGTTTCTTTTGAAGCTTTTTACGAAGCGGTGGAGCAGGGGAACCAATTTGAAGCTAAACAGCTCAGGCAGAAACTCGATGAAGATTTAGAACGTGAAGAAGCATCGCTTTATGCTGTCCCTGATATGCTTGCAAAGGTACGCCGGCGCCTGCCGGAAGAATGGAAAGCCCTGCGCGCCGGGCTGTATGAAATGGAAGAGCAGGGTTACCCTATGGACGCTTTTGCATTTGAACAACGACTGAATGAAAACGAAGCAGAAGCTGAGCAACTGCAGACGCGGATTGAGAGCCTGGATCTTGACGGGGTTGCGGAACGTCTTGCCGAGATGGATGCCTACAATGAAGAAGTGTACCGCATTCTTGAAGAAGAAGTGGAAGCCCGTGCCGAGGTCGAACGTCTGCTGCCGGAGGCGAATAAAGGCAGAGAGCAATTATCTACGCGGATGCAGACACTGTTAGTGGAAAAAGAATTTATCGAAGCCAACTACCGGATTCCATCGGAAACAGAGCATCTGATTGCCTCATCGAAACGACAGGTTGATGGAATTAGAAAGAGCGTATTACAATTGCAGGAGCAAAAAGAAAACAAAGAACACTCATTTACTCATATTGAGATGGAACTAAAGCAAATTCTTGAAAAGCAGGAAGAAGTTGAATCGGGCATTCTGGAGGCAGAGAATCAGCTCGGCGTACTCCGAAAAGATGAAACACAGGCAATGGAAACGCTCGAGGAGCTGAAGCGCCAGAACCGCATCGAAGAAATGAGAATGCAGCGCACAAGACTGCCTAAGCTTCCGCCAATACTTTTAAATGAAAAAGAATCAGCAGATGATAAAATTGCCCATGCTGCTGCGGCTCTTTCTGAGACTCCGCTTGAAATGTCGCAGGTTCGTGAAACGGTAGCTCAGGCAGAAGAAAGTGTCCGCACTGTCTCTACAATGCTTCGACGTATGGAAGAGCAGGCGTTGATGACTGAGCGTATCATCCAGCGTGGAAATTTATACCGCAGCAAGGAAGCTGAGCTTGACCAGAGTCTGCAGGAAGCAGAAAGTGCTTTCCGCAAAGGTCAGTATGAGCACGCGCTGCAGGTTGCTTCAGCGGCTGTTCGGAAAATGGATGACCGATTTGTAACAGAAGTGCTGCAGGAATCTGACATGCAGCTGACAGAAGCATAATCGACAAGCAAATAGTTGAGAAGCCTGAACTCAGGCTTCTTTTTTATGATATTAGCGAATGCTGGGAGGAATTTGAAATGTATTTTGATAACAGCGCCACCACCCAGCCATACCAGGAAGTGCTGAGTGCTTACCGGAAAGCGTCCGAAAGCTATTTTGCCAATCCTTCTTCTTTTCACCATAAGGGCGGCGAAGCTGAACGCCTGCTTGAATCTGCGAGAAGCCAGATCGCCCGGGAATTAAACGTGAAACCGGAGCACTGCTTTTTTACAAGCGGTGGTACAGAAGGAAACAATATGGTATTAAAAGGAGCCGCAGAGGCGCGGAAAAATTTTGGCCATCATATTATAACGACGGCTGTTGAACACCCTTCAGTGATGGAAACCTGTGTCCATTTAGAGCAAAAAGGGTATCGAATAACATACCTTCCGGTTGGCAGTGACGGCCGTATAAATACAAAAGATTTGCATAAAGCGTTAGAGCGGGATACTATCCTTGTTACAATTGGTCACACAAACAGTGAACTCGGTGCAGTACAGCCGATCGAGGCTATTGGAGAAATACTTTCTTCTTACCCTGATATTTATTTTCATACGGATTACGTGCAGGGGGCTGCCAAAATTCCATTAAATATTGAGAAAGCTGGTCTCGATTTTGTTACGGTCTCAGCACATAAATTTCATGGATTAAAGGGGACAGGAGTGTTATATAAGCACCCAAGAACAATGCTTGAGCCATTAGTCCACGGAGGCGGTCAGGAAAGCGGTGTACGTTCGGGGACGGAAAATACAGCAGGGGCTGCAGCTATGGCCAAAGCACTCCGCCTGGCAAAAGAGCGCTATGCTGCAAACAGCAGCAGAATTGAAGAAATTAAAAAACAGACAGCTGTGCGCCTGCAGGAAAGCGGCGGAGTGATCAACTCTCCTTTTTCCGGAGGGTCTCCCTTCATATTGAATGTCTCCTTCCCAGGTATAAAACCAGAAGTGCTTGTTGAAGCGCTCGCGGAAAGAGGAGCTTCCATTTCCACCAAAACAGCATGTGCTTCGAAAAACTCGGAGCCATCGGCCGTCATTCTGGCTGCTACGGGAGAGCGGAAGCTTGCGGAAAGCGCCGTACGGATAAGTTTCTCTTCGGATACCAGAAAAGAGGAAGCCGTTCATTTATGCAGCATGTGTGAAGAAGTGCTGCCGCAGTTAAAAAAGGTTATGGAGGAACAGCAATGAGAGAAGAATATTTATTAATTCGCTTCGGCGAACTTGCTTTAAAAGGAAAGAACCGAAAAGAATTTGAGCGGCAGTTAAGAGAAAATATTGATCATGCAGTGAAAGATTTCCCCCACTGTGAAGTGCGGCGGACCTACGGACGAATTGCGATCAATCTGCTGGGGGAACCTGCTGAAGAGGTTATTGAGGCAGTGAAGCCGGTGTTTGGAATATCTTCCATCAGCTATGCGAGAAAAGCAGACTTATCAGAAGAAGAGATACAGCAGACGGCCTATCAAATGTTTTCGGAATATAAGGATAGAAAAGCAACGTTTAAGGTGGAAGCAAGAAGGTCCAATAAAGACTTTCCTGTTCATTCCACGAAGCTTGCTCCAAGCGTTGGCAGTTATATTCTCCACCATACCGAAGGCGTCACAGTAGACGTGAAAAATCCGGAAGTGACCGTGGAAATTGATGTCCGAGAGCAGGGGGCCTATGTAAGCTGCGGACGTATTAACGGAGCAGGGGGTCTGCCGACAGGCACAGGCGGCAAAGTAGTCAGTATGCTTTCCGGGGGCATAGACAGTCCGGCTGCTGCATATTTAGCCATGAAGCGTGGAGTAACGATCGAGGCAGTACACTTTCACAGTCCGCCGTACACAAACGAACGGGCAAAGCAAAAAGTGGAGGATATCGCCCGGGTCCTCAGCCGGTTTGGAGGGAGTATCAATCTTCACGTGGTGCCATTTACCCGGATTCAGGAAGCTATCCGAAGCCAGGTGCCGGACGACCATACGATGACGATTACAAGAAGAGCGATGCTTGAGATCGTAACAAAAATAGCGGAGAAGGAAGACGCCAAGGCAGTAGTGAACGGTGAAAGCCTCGGGCAGGTGGCTTCCCAGACGCTTGAAAGTATGAATGTCATCAATGAAGTAACGAGTGTACCGGTGCTTCGGCCGCTGATTGCTATGGACAAAGAAGAAATTATCAGCATTGCTAAGCGTATAGGCACCTATGATATTTCTGTGCGTCCGTATGAAGACTGCTGTACCGTGTTTCAGCCGGACAGTCCCGCGACCAAACCGAAAATTGGTTTAGTTTACAAATATGAAAAACGCTTGAATAAAGAGGAACTGTTTGAAGAAGCGGTAGCTGAAACGAAGGTGATTTCTATATCTGGCGCAAAGAGTGAAAAGGAAGAGTTTGAAGACCTTCTCTGAAAAGCTTTTTTCATTCATGAATATGGTATAAAATGGAATTTAAAAAGAGTTGAAACAAAACGGGAAGTTGCCCGTAAAAAGGAGAGGCGGTTAATGCTGTGAAAACACTTTGGTATAACGGAAACATTTATACGATGAAAAAAGAAGGGGAACAGGTGGAGGCAGTCCTGACCGCGTACGGGACAATCGTAAAAGCAGGCATGCTCAGAGAAATAGAAAAAGAATTGCAAAATGCTGCTGTCCGCCGGATAAATTTAAACGGTAACGCAATGTATCCGGGTTTTACAGACAGTCATTTACATATGATCGGGCTGGGGGAAACGATGATCCAGCTGGATCTGTCAGAGTGCACCTCGGCAGAAGAAATGGCTGCGCTGATTAAGGAGAAAACAAAAGAAATTCCTGCCGGAGAATGGGTCATAGGGGAAGGATGGAATGAGAACAATTTCCCTGACCGGAAAATTTTCCACCGGGAGGAGCTTGATGATTTAGTGCCCGCTCATCCATTGCTTTTGACCCGGATATGCCGCCACGCGGCACTGGTTAACACACGCGCCCTTGATGCTGCAGGTATTGATAAAGATACTCCGGATCCGGAGGGAGGCATCATTGTTAAATCAAGACACGGAGAGCCAACAGGTTATTTGCTCGACCAGGCCGCCGATTTAGTGAAAAATGAAATCCCAGAGGTGTCTGAGGAATATTTACATGAAGCACTTGGAAAAGCTGTGCGCTACATGCATCAGTGTGGACTGACCGGTGGGCATACAGAAGATCTTAATTACTACGGCGGGTTTAAGCGGACATTGGACACGTTCAGGGATATTTTGGCGGCCACTTCATTTCGGGCCCACCTTCTTGTGCATCATGAAGTGTTTCCGGATTTTATACAGCACGGCCATACCTATGGGCTTCTTGAGGAAGGCCTGGAGCTTGGCGCCATGAAAATATTTGCGGATGGAGCGCTCGGCGGACGTACCGCCCTTCTCAGCCGTCCCTACAATGATGCTCCTGAAACCGCAGGCGTTGCTATTCATTCGAGAGAAGAGCTAAAACAGCTCGTGGCAGAAGCGAGGAAAGAAAAAATGCCAGTGGCTGTTCACGCTATAGGTGATTTAGCTCTGGAATATGTAATAGATGCTTTAGAAGCCTGGCCGGTGCCGGAAGGAGTGCGGGACCGGATTATTCACGTCCAAATCGCCAGGGAAGATTTGGTGGAACGGCTGAAGGCTCTGCCGGTGGCACTCGATCTGCAGCCGCGGTTTGTGCTTTCGGACTTTCCGTGGGTCGAAGAACGTCTTGGCAAAGAACGCCTTCGTTATTCCTTCGCCTGGAAAACACTCCTTGATCAGGAGATAATCTGCGCGGGAAGCTCAGACGCTCCGATCGAATCTGTAGACCCGAGAACCGGAATTTACGCGGCTGTCGCGCGGAAAAACCCGGGAGAGCCGCACAACGGTTATATGCCGGAAGAAAAGCTGACTCCCTTTGAAGCCGTGGAGCTGTATACCGGCGGCAGTGCCAGGGCGATCAGCCGGGAGCACGATCTTGGCAGGATCGCTCCTGGTTACAAGGCAGACTTTACGATACTCCGGAAGGATCTTTTCCGAATTGAGCCGGAAGAGATTTTAACAGCCGAAGTGGAAGCGACTGTTGTAGGGGATACGGTCGTGTTTCTGCCGGAGGAGAGCAGAATCGATATTAATAATGAAACGGAGGAACAATCATGAATGCAAAAAGGTGGTTTGCTTTATTAGCGGCAGCGGTGCTTCTCATCGTTTCCCTTGGCGCCCAGACAGCTTTTTCCCTGTGGAATACAGTCTCGAACCAGGCGCAAAATCAGCAGAATCAGGAAGATATAGTAAAAGAGGGCTCTTCAGACAGCCGAATTGCTATGCTTGATGTCGAGGGGACCATTCAATCCTCGGGCGGATCCGGAGCTTTTTCCGGTGAAGGCTACAACCATGATGAATTTCTGAATAATCTGGAGGAAGCCGGATCAAGTGCAGATGTGGATGGTATTATTATTAATGTAAACAGCCCGGGCGGCGGTGTCGTTGAAAGCGATGAAATCCACGACGCTGTAGTCGAGGTACAGGAGGAAGAAAATAAGCCTGTGTATGTTTCAATGGGGAATACGGCTGCCTCCGGGGGCTACTATCTCGCAGCCCCGGCGGATAAAATTGTAGCTCATTCAGCGACTATTACCGGTTCGATAGGTGTAATTATGTCCTCCCTGAACTACTCCGAGCTGGCTGAAAACCTTGGTATTGAAGGTGTGAATATAACGAGCGGAGAGTTTAAAGATATGGGGTCACCCACAGAGGAAGTAACTGAGGAAGACCGGGAAATTATGCAGGGCATCGTCGACGACATGTATGAAGATTTTCTGCAGGTCGTCATTGACGGAAGAGGATTTAGTGAAGAAAAGGCACGGGATTTGGCTGATGGCCGTATTTATACGGGTGAGCAGGCGGAAGAAAATGGATTGATCGATGAGCTTGGGACTTCAGAGGACACTATCGCAATGATGGAGGAAGATCTTGAACTCGGAGACGCTACTGTAGAACGCTACACTTCGGATGGATTCAGCTGGCAGTCGCTGCTGCAAAATTCCGTTCAGGGAATGTTCATTTCTGATGAGAAGCTGCTTGGACTCCAGGAGCTGTTGAAATCAGTCGGAAGCGACAGTCCGCGGCCAATGTATTTGTATGAAGGATAGGAGGGATGAAGATGACTACAGACGGCCGCTATCCGGAGGATGCACAGGGAACTGAACGAACAGCGCCGGAAGAAAGCAATAAGAATGCCGATTCTCTGTCCGGGGCAGCAGATAAGCAGAGGTCCGCCGCAAAAAATGAAACGAAGGAAGAGCTGTTTGCAGGATTTTGGATGCGCTTTTGGGCATACCTTACTGATTTGATTATACTTTTTTCCTTGAATGGGCTCCTTTTATCTCCATTCTATTTTACGGGAGAAGGAGAAATCTGGGGATTCATCACATTGTATGCTGTATTTAACGCAGTGATCACCTACGGATATTTTGTGCTGATGACAAAACTTTATGGGCAGACGCTCGGTAAAATGATTTTCGGCTTGAGGGTTGTCCGGGTGAACCGGGAAAAACTAAAATGGTCTGATATCATTTTTAGGGAAATCGTTCTCCGGTTTGCCTACCGCAGCCTAGTTATTACCAATCTGGCTTATATTGTAGTAGCCTTCACACCACAAAAGGCTGGTATTCATGATATGATTGCCGATACGAGGGTCATTCATACAAGAAAATGATGCCCGTGAACAAAAAGTGAAGGAGGAGTAAAATGACAGCAGTAACGTTTAAAGAAAAACCGGTGACACTTGTGGGAGACAAAGTAGAAGTCGGAGAATACGCTCCCGATTTCACTGTACTCGCTAACGATATGACTCCGGTATCACTAAGTGATGCCGCAGGCAAAGTAAGGTTAATCAGCGTAGTACCATCTATTGATACAGGGGTCTGCTCGCAGCAGACACGGAAGTTCAACGAAGAAGCTGCTTCGCTTGAAAATGTGGAAGTATGGACTATCAGCTGTGATCTTCCTTATGCCCAGCGGCGTTGGTGTGCAGCAGAAGGAATCGAAAACGTCCGTGTACTGTCCGACCATAAAGACCTGGACTTTGGCGAACAGTTTGGCCTTGTAATGGATGAAATGAGACTGCTTGCCCGTTCGGTGATCGTAGTGGATAGCGAAGGCAAGGTTTCCTATAAGGAAGTTGTTTCAGAAGGAACGAATCATCCTGATTATTCATCGGTGTTTCAACACCTTCGGAGTATACGCAAGTAATTATAAACCTTGTAAATAAAAGGTTTATAACAAAGCAATGTTGTATGCTAGAGCTAACCCTAACAGTCGATTAATATGCGAAATAGGCATCTTGTTAATGATCAACAAGATGCCTATTTTTTCTTACCTAATAATAAGGTAATGCAAAATTCTAATAAAA
Proteins encoded in this region:
- a CDS encoding septation ring formation regulator EzrA; translated protein: MTTIVIIVLVIIIAAFVIYGAWGRRRIYREVDRLEDARANLADQPVAEEIARVKGMTMSGETEEKFESWRKDWDEIVGKHLPDIEKALYDAEEKADKYKFSQASEITAAVDTQLTSIEEEINNIFLEIEELVHNESDNRRGIEESEQKYEEIKRFVSQNWHTLGRTAPLFDQHMRDLQVSFEAFYEAVEQGNQFEAKQLRQKLDEDLEREEASLYAVPDMLAKVRRRLPEEWKALRAGLYEMEEQGYPMDAFAFEQRLNENEAEAEQLQTRIESLDLDGVAERLAEMDAYNEEVYRILEEEVEARAEVERLLPEANKGREQLSTRMQTLLVEKEFIEANYRIPSETEHLIASSKRQVDGIRKSVLQLQEQKENKEHSFTHIEMELKQILEKQEEVESGILEAENQLGVLRKDETQAMETLEELKRQNRIEEMRMQRTRLPKLPPILLNEKESADDKIAHAAAALSETPLEMSQVRETVAQAEESVRTVSTMLRRMEEQALMTERIIQRGNLYRSKEAELDQSLQEAESAFRKGQYEHALQVASAAVRKMDDRFVTEVLQESDMQLTEA
- the sppA gene encoding signal peptide peptidase SppA, with translation MNAKRWFALLAAAVLLIVSLGAQTAFSLWNTVSNQAQNQQNQEDIVKEGSSDSRIAMLDVEGTIQSSGGSGAFSGEGYNHDEFLNNLEEAGSSADVDGIIINVNSPGGGVVESDEIHDAVVEVQEEENKPVYVSMGNTAASGGYYLAAPADKIVAHSATITGSIGVIMSSLNYSELAENLGIEGVNITSGEFKDMGSPTEEVTEEDREIMQGIVDDMYEDFLQVVIDGRGFSEEKARDLADGRIYTGEQAEENGLIDELGTSEDTIAMMEEDLELGDATVERYTSDGFSWQSLLQNSVQGMFISDEKLLGLQELLKSVGSDSPRPMYLYEG
- a CDS encoding cysteine desulfurase family protein; amino-acid sequence: MYFDNSATTQPYQEVLSAYRKASESYFANPSSFHHKGGEAERLLESARSQIARELNVKPEHCFFTSGGTEGNNMVLKGAAEARKNFGHHIITTAVEHPSVMETCVHLEQKGYRITYLPVGSDGRINTKDLHKALERDTILVTIGHTNSELGAVQPIEAIGEILSSYPDIYFHTDYVQGAAKIPLNIEKAGLDFVTVSAHKFHGLKGTGVLYKHPRTMLEPLVHGGGQESGVRSGTENTAGAAAMAKALRLAKERYAANSSRIEEIKKQTAVRLQESGGVINSPFSGGSPFILNVSFPGIKPEVLVEALAERGASISTKTACASKNSEPSAVILAATGERKLAESAVRISFSSDTRKEEAVHLCSMCEEVLPQLKKVMEEQQ
- a CDS encoding RDD family protein produces the protein MTTDGRYPEDAQGTERTAPEESNKNADSLSGAADKQRSAAKNETKEELFAGFWMRFWAYLTDLIILFSLNGLLLSPFYFTGEGEIWGFITLYAVFNAVITYGYFVLMTKLYGQTLGKMIFGLRVVRVNREKLKWSDIIFREIVLRFAYRSLVITNLAYIVVAFTPQKAGIHDMIADTRVIHTRK
- the tpx gene encoding thiol peroxidase — encoded protein: MTAVTFKEKPVTLVGDKVEVGEYAPDFTVLANDMTPVSLSDAAGKVRLISVVPSIDTGVCSQQTRKFNEEAASLENVEVWTISCDLPYAQRRWCAAEGIENVRVLSDHKDLDFGEQFGLVMDEMRLLARSVIVVDSEGKVSYKEVVSEGTNHPDYSSVFQHLRSIRK
- the thiI gene encoding tRNA uracil 4-sulfurtransferase ThiI, whose product is MREEYLLIRFGELALKGKNRKEFERQLRENIDHAVKDFPHCEVRRTYGRIAINLLGEPAEEVIEAVKPVFGISSISYARKADLSEEEIQQTAYQMFSEYKDRKATFKVEARRSNKDFPVHSTKLAPSVGSYILHHTEGVTVDVKNPEVTVEIDVREQGAYVSCGRINGAGGLPTGTGGKVVSMLSGGIDSPAAAYLAMKRGVTIEAVHFHSPPYTNERAKQKVEDIARVLSRFGGSINLHVVPFTRIQEAIRSQVPDDHTMTITRRAMLEIVTKIAEKEDAKAVVNGESLGQVASQTLESMNVINEVTSVPVLRPLIAMDKEEIISIAKRIGTYDISVRPYEDCCTVFQPDSPATKPKIGLVYKYEKRLNKEELFEEAVAETKVISISGAKSEKEEFEDLL
- a CDS encoding amidohydrolase, coding for MKTLWYNGNIYTMKKEGEQVEAVLTAYGTIVKAGMLREIEKELQNAAVRRINLNGNAMYPGFTDSHLHMIGLGETMIQLDLSECTSAEEMAALIKEKTKEIPAGEWVIGEGWNENNFPDRKIFHREELDDLVPAHPLLLTRICRHAALVNTRALDAAGIDKDTPDPEGGIIVKSRHGEPTGYLLDQAADLVKNEIPEVSEEYLHEALGKAVRYMHQCGLTGGHTEDLNYYGGFKRTLDTFRDILAATSFRAHLLVHHEVFPDFIQHGHTYGLLEEGLELGAMKIFADGALGGRTALLSRPYNDAPETAGVAIHSREELKQLVAEARKEKMPVAVHAIGDLALEYVIDALEAWPVPEGVRDRIIHVQIAREDLVERLKALPVALDLQPRFVLSDFPWVEERLGKERLRYSFAWKTLLDQEIICAGSSDAPIESVDPRTGIYAAVARKNPGEPHNGYMPEEKLTPFEAVELYTGGSARAISREHDLGRIAPGYKADFTILRKDLFRIEPEEILTAEVEATVVGDTVVFLPEESRIDINNETEEQS